The Iamia sp. SCSIO 61187 genomic sequence GCGACTCTCGATCCAAGAGGAGAAGACGGCGGCCACAGAGTTCGGCGAGGCGTGGCATGCCTACGCTGCGGCGACTCCCCGGTTCCTCCCCCGCCTGAGGGGATGGGCCACAGATCGAGCCCCCCGCACCCGCCCACGGTGGTGACGCCCAGACCCCTGCTCCCGGCCATGCCACCCACCGCCCCGGTGGGTACGATCTCCTACACGATGTCGTTGATAGAGACGTGGGCGTAGGCCATGGCCCACCAGGAAGTCGACCGGCTGCCCGCACTGCTCGAGGCGGCGCTGGAGCTCGCCGGCGAGCACGACCTCCCGCGCATCCTCGAGCGCCTCGTCGAATGTGCTGCCGACGTGGCCGGCGCGAGGTACGCCGCCTTGGGCGTCTACGACCGCGCGGGGCACATCGAGCAGTTCGTCCACCACGGGATGGACGACGAGACAGTCGTCCGCATCGGACGGCTGCCCCAGGGCAAGGGTCTCCTCGGTGACGTCATCGCCGCAGACGGCCCGATCCGGCTCGTGGACCTCGGAGCGGACCCGCGGTCCTGCGGGCTGCCCGCGGCACACCCCCCCATGCGTTCGTTCCTCGGGGTGCCGGTCCGGGTGGCGGGCCGCCGGTTCGGGAACCTCTACCTGACCGAGAAGCGAGGAACCGACTCGTTCGACGACGAGGACGAACGGCTGGTCGCCACACTGGCCGCGTTCGCAGCGGCGGCCATCGAGGCAGCGATGCTGGTCGATGCCGAGCGGGAGCTAGCGCTCGTCCAGGCCCGGTCGCAGGCCCAGACGGACCTGCTCGGTCAGGTCATAGCGGCCCAAGAAGCCGAGCGCGCCCGCGTCGCACGCGACCTCCACGACCAGGTCGGGCAATCTCTGACCTCCGTACTCCTCGGGCTCCGGCTGGTCGACGGCTCCCTCTCCGGCGAACCGTGCGACGTGGCCGACGCCCGACTCCACACCGACGAAGTGCGAGGTCTCGTCGCCCAGGCTCTCGACGAGGTGCGTCAGCTCGCCTTCGATCTCCGGCCCACGGTCCTCGACGACGTCGGGCTGCCGGCGGCGGTCCGCCGGCTCGCCACCGAGGTCTCCGGCCGGTTCGACCTGCCGATCCGGGTGCAGATCGCTGCCGATGGGGACGAGGCCGAGCTCAGATCGGAGATCGAGACGGTCGTCTACCGAGTCGTGCAGGAGAGCCTGACCAACGTGGTGCGCCACGCACGGGCCAGTCGCG encodes the following:
- a CDS encoding GAF domain-containing sensor histidine kinase, with the translated sequence MAHQEVDRLPALLEAALELAGEHDLPRILERLVECAADVAGARYAALGVYDRAGHIEQFVHHGMDDETVVRIGRLPQGKGLLGDVIAADGPIRLVDLGADPRSCGLPAAHPPMRSFLGVPVRVAGRRFGNLYLTEKRGTDSFDDEDERLVATLAAFAAAAIEAAMLVDAERELALVQARSQAQTDLLGQVIAAQEAERARVARDLHDQVGQSLTSVLLGLRLVDGSLSGEPCDVADARLHTDEVRGLVAQALDEVRQLAFDLRPTVLDDVGLPAAVRRLATEVSGRFDLPIRVQIAADGDEAELRSEIETVVYRVVQESLTNVVRHARASRATVEVSIEPDHVRAVIIDDGVGFAVDDGVLRSLGLAGMRERALLVDGNLQITSAPGAGTSIVVKVPR